GGTGGAGCTAATCCAGCGGCGGTGCCTTCGGGACGGGGAGGACTTCGAGAGCGTGCTGACGGTGAGCTCTGGGGCGGCGGCCTGGGAGGCTTTGCGTTGgtttttcttcttggtttttAGATGCGGGAGGCGGAAGTCTGGTTGGAGCGGTGTCCGGCTGGTCGAGCGGTGGGACCAGGAAAACCTCGTGTTCTCATGTATACTTTCATGAAACCGTGAATCTCATGGTATCGTGCATATTAGAGAATGTGCATATTGGACACAACAAGCCTGCATATGCACACAGACTGGGGGAGGACAGGCCaggcagcagccctgtggaaaGGATCTGGGTTTTT
This DNA window, taken from Meleagris gallopavo isolate NT-WF06-2002-E0010 breed Aviagen turkey brand Nicholas breeding stock unplaced genomic scaffold, Turkey_5.1 ChrUn_random_7180001830883, whole genome shotgun sequence, encodes the following:
- the YBEY gene encoding endoribonuclease YbeY produces the protein LMSRLNGAYRRRPEPTDVLSFPYHRVAPGELPRPRSRDDYNLGDIFLGVELIQRRCLRDGEDFESVLTVSSGAAAWEALRWFFFLVFRCGRRKSGWSGVRLVERWDQENLVFSCILS